The Branchiostoma floridae strain S238N-H82 chromosome 3, Bfl_VNyyK, whole genome shotgun sequence genomic sequence CAATGTCTACAGCTGACCTGGGCCGACATCGCGTTCTTCAACATGATTGGCTGGGTGACGCCCATGAACCCCGCCGTGCTGGACGGGTTTCCCAACCTCGCCAAGGTCATGGACATGGTCAAGGTCATGCAGTCCCAACAGTGGGTCGCTAGGTGGCTCAAGGAGCGCCCGCAGACCAAAATGTAGCCAAAGTGCCGTTGTCATTGCAACAGCTAAAATAGTCGTTTGGCAGGATCTAACACCGTACTAATGTTTCCTTACCAAGGTACAGAGTAAAGCAGTTTTTAATtccatttttgtgtatattACATGTAGAACCATAGACTAACCTAACGGACAAATGAAGGCCTGCCTAATAATACCAGGTTGAATTTCTTACCAATCTACCACCAGTGTAACATAACCATTAAAACGGCTTACCATGTGTGGCTTACAGCAAATGCCACGCGCTTTCCTACAGTGATTCCAATAAATCTACCTAAACCTCCATGTGCACAAATGGACtttttacatactagtatgtgtgCGTCTTAAAGCAAGGGATTCATACATGATTACATTATATAGATTACATATATCGTTCTTGGTACCATTATTGGAGCACCCATTTGTATTTACCTTagcttgaatatttttttttaatcattattaTATTTTAACATTATTCAATTACACCCCTTATTCAATTGCACAATTCCCCATAAAGGCATTGATAGAGAAAGCTAAAAACAGGCTTTGCCTGACGATTCCTTCAGCAGGAAATGTCCATTGACTCCAGCCCTGCCCTCAGATCCCGCGCCAGTTGGAGGTGGAAGGCGTGCACGGGCATTTCCGGTCCGGGCGCGTACCGTCCCACGTCGAACGCAGTGGACTCCATGCCCCTCTGAACCCCCTCACACACCCTCGTGTCCTCCTGCTGGACCTGGTCACTGTCCTGAAGGCTCTGGTCGATGAAGTTTGCCAGCTGAAGTTAAGAGGATGTGACAATTTATAAATGATATCACGAGTTTTAAAAATTACAGATGTTCTCATAGATGTAATGCTGAAGATAACTTCATTTGAAAATTCATGGCCGTAGGCTGATTGCATGGGTGCAaacatagtcaaataaaattgcaatctctacaactggataaaaaccgGGATTTACTTCCGggcgtttcgagtgacatcgaTCACTCTTCTTCACCGTCACTAGAATGAAGTAACAGTAAACAATGTACACGAAAGTAGTATCTATTATATACACCTATctcattctgcataaattactGCCAGTTCCATGACGCCGATCATTTTCTCTTAACGATTTTCATGAAATTAGTTCCACGCAAAACGTGTGTTCAAAAGAACAACCTTGATAGTACATCCATAGTCTGATTGAGTAATATTACACCGTTCATCTGATTCCAAATGTAAATTCCAAACTCTTCACACTAACGATGACACAATAAAAAGCTATTATATTGCATCAGGTTTTCACCTTGCACCCTCCGTAGTCTAGCGAGACTAATTATAAGGAGCATGCACTCCACAAGAGAGCTAGGAATAAAGCCATCCCCTCCCCTTTATTATCCACCTTAAGACTATCCTACCTCTGTCTCGCTCATCTCGTTCGCAAATGTCTCCTTCAGGTAAAAGTCATAGATCATCAAAGAGCGGTCGGGCCCCAGCGGAAGCACGATGTTGATGTCCAACCAAGGACCGTACCTGTATATTAAACAGATACAGTCGAAATGACAACGCACTCAAGTGAAATAAACTCATGCCGCCATCGAACAAGAATAGAATCTAACTTACAAAAGAACGTCGGCATATAAACAGAGGCATTGGTGGCGTtagtgtggcgtaactggtataGCATTGGGCTTGGAGTCTAGGTCCCGATCATGCCCCGACGTTATGCCCCTggcctgggaaaggcacttgggAAAGGCAAAGCTTTCCCTTgtggtggagtgacgcccaccgagcttCCTCGGCTGATGTGTCTAAATGTGTGCTAAAACACGCTACGGATTTGGTGCACtaatgtgccaacatctgcagaTTGGCATCCACCAAGAACCGTTATTTTTTATAAAACGGACAGATAAATGTATCCATGTATGACATCGACTAAGTGCCATATTTTCTAAGGGCGCAAATCCTGACCCCTCACAAGGTGTTTCTGATGGGATACGGATAAAGCAAGGGGTTAAAACCTCAATGAAATTTCGAGTTAAACACATAAAGTGTTGACTTAAACACGTAAAAAATCACGCCCGTACCTGTTAACCAGTAGGTTCGGATAGATGCAGGAGTACACCGCCTTCGTCCCAATGCGCTGTCGTTTTGCACTATCACCGCCGTCTGCTTTGCCGATGCACACCTATATACGTATCAGATAAACGCAAAGGAATATAGATCTCGTGTAAGAACATTGAACAAGATCTAGATCTAGAAGTCTCACTAGGTCCTTTTACAGAGATCAGGACCTGAGAGACGGCAATGTATCCGACTTTCTACAGAGGGAGGAgagaacaggaaagaaaggaaaaaaagaaaggtaaGAAGAGTGAATCTGTAGACAAGGaattatattttgattttatcCATTGGCTTCTTTGTAGATTTGTTCTTCATCTCCCTCtttaaaaaatataaaacttgGTACCCTTATAGTCGAATTTAGAATAGGAAACATGTGAAATATGTGGATTGTCTATGTACGTGAAAAAGCAAACGAAACGGTTTACCTGCATGTTGTAAATATCCCCCACCTCTGTGCGGAAGGTACTAAGGTCCAGATTGGACGACAGATCGCGGTGAACGTACTCCAGATGATACCCGCCGTCTGACGCGTTGTCCACGATCAGCTTCCAGTTACAACTGGCagaaaaaatgcaacaaaaacaaaagatttgTCTTAATATATATAGATGCAGATGTCCGCTGATGCAAGTTCTACCTACAGCTCCATTTTCTATTGTTACAATGTTGGCATTGATTTTTCTGTTTACAAttaaatggggggggggggggggcattaggACCccttaaaaactatatttcttaAAGGCACACAGCTTTGGGTTTACTTATTTGTTAAAACTTCCTGGCACTTaaatttcacaatgaaggcaactttttaccAAACTTTTTCAAATCTACATGGCATATTTTTGAATCAACGAGACTTTTCTAAATCATCGTACGTGTGTTAACGCTATATGATATCAAATTGATGGCGGTTAAGTACTGACTTGAGCTGGTACTGCCTGCGGCAGACGTGGCGCATGCCGCTGCTGAAGCCCATCTCCTCCAGCTCCAGCATCAACGGCAGTACCTTCTGGTCATACTCATCTTCATCCGGCtggaaaacaaaacttcgtGATTGGCACATGAACATCAATTAAGATGACCAGAAGATGAAGTTTCCCGGCCAAGACAACAGATTTAACGCTAGAGAAGTTCAAGTTGCTCCATCCCCCGTTTTGTGATAACATTCATGTACAAATGCCAAACCACTGCAGCAAATACCAGAGGTCTTTGGAATGATGGTCGTTTTGCAGTCAGTTTTGTATATTCGAAGACCAAGTTGGATCAAGATAACATCCTCTtttaatctctctctctctctctctatctttctctctcttccaCTCCCATTTTTTTGTTCAGTGTCATTCCTCTCTATATTTTTCTCACCCCTCCCTATCTCCCTCTCTCACATACATTTGACCTATCTCCGCTCCATCTCTACTGTTCATCTTGCTCTCCCTGTCTCTGCATTTTTGTCTCTCATCCCTCATTTCTATCTCTATCTGTCCAATGAACCCCCCCTGTCTCAATGAATCCCCCTATAAATCTTGATTATCTTATCTACAAACGCAGACGCGCTCTCGTCAGTCTGTAGCCCTGCATGATAACTCACATATCCGTCCAGTCTGAGGAACACCAGCGGACCCCAGGTGCGCACGGCTATGGGCTTCAGTCCGTTACCTCTGGCAGTGAAGTTTTTGATACCCCGAAGTTTGGTTGGTTTCGTCAGCCTTCGGAAGACAGGGGAAATAGTAATAACAACAGTAACAACAGTAACAACAATAACAGCAGACCAGTTGGCACCAGTTTATTATTAAACGTTACATATCGTTAGGGTAATGTCATCATTGATTTCCGTAAAACTGCTTCAACTAGTCCGCTTTTGAGGGTCTGACGTGTGTAAGGTCCTACCtatattttttgtttacaaaatgcaattagagatcgaaataaacaaacaaacatgatgtatgcttttcaattttacattttgttcagtGTTGCCATCGACAGCCATATGGGATCCcctaaaattttgaaataaaatcttCTAGTTGGGGTAATGACACGAAGGCAGGTGTGATGCCGTTTGATTGGACAGATAGTTCAAAGCAAAAACAGGACACTAAACTCAggcaaatacaatatgtacagtCCTTTCTGGTGTAAGAATATAGTGCTCAGAACCTGCCATCCAGCCCGTAAGTCCACCCATGGTAGCAGCAGACGAACTGGTTAGCTTCGCCAGCGTCCTGGAACTCCACgatgttgccatggtgacagcaGACGTTATAGAAAGCTCTCAGAGTGTTGGACTTGTCAGACGACACTATGAACGGCTCTCTGCCGATGGTACCTGTCCATAGATAAAATGACTTTGAGTGTAGTATTttcgaaacttggtaatttttcTAACTGAAGATATGGAAGACTATGatatggaaaaattttgaagcCCGAATCTCAAatctaactagagttccacgaccccataccttcgccaaataagcctacctttctttacaactgctgtattaattgtgtttgtcattgattgtgcaaataaggttctcatttgcataaattacatcagctgatcatctcctccaccagacagcagatgtacacaatctatgttaagaaagaaggcttttatcgcattttctgctaatttatgcaaatgaggatctcatttgcataattgatgtttaacgatgttcacctgtacataacttccaaatgctataAGTAAGAAGTTGCCGTCATTTACCACGATGActttatagcattttctcattaattatgcaaataaggtctttattttgcgtaatatacatcaatcaatatcctgtccttctcagttacaaatgttacatgttgcaatggtcccataatttcctaattaattatgcaaattagacacaaatttgcataattgttatgtcattatatgtagcataacttcagacatctacataccaaaaatcataacaatccgttaatcctttcttgagttattcccttttaaagtctgacattaaacctgtcctgcagttccaaaacaagccgctagggggcccaaatttacaccacttactcacggcatcaagagctgtctaccactcaataaccatagccgcagcatgttcaaaacttgagatatcaaaccaggaagttccgctgcagtccCGTTACAgcctgctagggggcccaaaatctaatctttccaggtctcatctagacctacccacaaaccGAATATCAATagaatccatccaggcattctcgtacacaatctatgttaagaaagaaggctttaatcacattttctgataatttatgcaaatgaggatctcatttgcataatcaatgttcaacgatgttcacctgtacataactcaTTTACCACAATAAAATTATAGcatgttctcattaattatgcaaattaggtctttattttgcataatatatatcaatcaatattcttctccttgtcagttacaaatgtcacatgttgcaatggtcccataatggaactgagcgtgttcataaaatttcctaattaattatgcaaattagataccaatttgcataattaatatgtcattatatgaagcatcacttaagctatctacataccaaaaatcatgacaatctgtcaactccttcttgagttattccctttcaaagtctgacagtaaacctgccctgcagttccaaaacaagccgctagggggcccaaacctataccacttactctcgacatcaagagctatccaccactttAAAATCGTTGCCGCATCATGTCCAAAACTCgaaatatcaaaccaggaagtttcgctgcagtaccgctaggaggcccagaatctaatcgtttttaggtctcaacaagacctacccacataccgaatattaatacaatccatccaggcgttcttgagttatgatggtcttctacagacatagaaacatacatacatacatacacacatacacacgctacccaaaacataaccttcttggcgaaggta encodes the following:
- the LOC118412208 gene encoding choline monooxygenase, chloroplastic-like, with the protein product MFMCQSRSFVFQPDEDEYDQKVLPLMLELEEMGFSSGMRHVCRRQYQLNCNWKLIVDNASDGGYHLEYVHRDLSSNLDLSTFRTEVGDIYNMQVCIGKADGGDSAKRQRIGTKAVYSCIYPNLLVNRYGPWLDINIVLPLGPDRSLMIYDFYLKETFANEMSETELANFIDQSLQDSDQVQQEDTRVCEGVQRGMESTAFDVGRYAPGPEMPVHAFHLQLARDLRAGLESMDISC
- the LOC118412207 gene encoding choline monooxygenase, chloroplastic-like; the encoded protein is MASLMRSSLYMLACRHAASVRIFRPFSTTADRRFTTADRRFTKTDRRFTKINVDRSIANEVLRFSLDDPVHEALTPPSSWYKDSRIHDLEARTVWRNNWVAVGRTDQVSTPGAFFTGTIGREPFIVSSDKSNTLRAFYNVCCHHGNIVEFQDAGEANQFVCCYHGWTYGLDGRLTKPTKLRGIKNFTARGNGLKPIAVRTWGPLVFLRLDGYVSYHAGLQTDESASAFVDKIIKIYRGIH